A DNA window from Gemmatimonadaceae bacterium contains the following coding sequences:
- a CDS encoding SCO family protein, whose protein sequence is MTDARARGGAALAALGGILAITASWWALALWPVGAAVPEWVLRTRAACFGATPTGLPDAGGWVLLIGEPIGMVGFLLAVWGHTLRADLKRLRASFAGQALIAGTLVLCTYGVGAAVQRVRTARGHPAAALFAPAPFAGTMADARYVEPAPPMPLVDQHGQRFSLDALRGRRVMVTFAFAHCQTVCPTVVRDLQAARREAKAADAALVVVTLDPWRDVPSRLGTIAAQWQLGADDRVLSGPVDDVLRVIDAWKVAHARDPQTGDVTHASAVVLVDRAGRVQYRMAGDWQRTAALLGTL, encoded by the coding sequence ATGACGGACGCGCGGGCGCGGGGCGGCGCGGCGCTGGCCGCCCTCGGGGGCATCCTTGCCATCACGGCATCGTGGTGGGCGCTCGCGTTGTGGCCGGTGGGTGCGGCGGTTCCGGAGTGGGTGCTGCGCACCCGCGCGGCCTGCTTCGGCGCGACGCCCACCGGCCTGCCCGACGCGGGGGGATGGGTGCTGCTGATCGGCGAGCCGATTGGCATGGTGGGGTTCCTGCTTGCCGTCTGGGGGCACACGTTGCGTGCGGACCTGAAGCGCCTGCGCGCGTCATTTGCCGGCCAGGCGCTCATTGCCGGAACGCTGGTGCTGTGTACGTACGGTGTGGGCGCCGCGGTGCAGCGCGTGCGCACGGCGCGGGGACACCCGGCGGCGGCGCTGTTTGCGCCGGCGCCGTTCGCGGGGACGATGGCCGACGCGCGCTACGTCGAGCCGGCCCCTCCGATGCCGCTCGTGGACCAGCACGGCCAGCGTTTCTCGCTGGACGCCCTGCGCGGCCGCCGAGTGATGGTGACGTTCGCGTTCGCGCACTGCCAGACGGTCTGTCCCACGGTGGTGCGCGACCTGCAGGCGGCGCGGCGCGAGGCGAAAGCCGCGGACGCCGCGCTGGTCGTGGTGACGCTCGATCCGTGGCGCGACGTGCCGAGCCGGCTCGGCACCATCGCCGCACAATGGCAGCTGGGTGCGGACGACCGCGTGCTCAGCGGCCCGGTGGACGACGTGCTGCGCGTGATTGACGCCTGGAAGGTGGCCCACGCGCGGGATCCGCAAACGGGCGACGTGACGCACGCGTCGGCGGTGGTGCTGGTGGATCGTGCGGGGCGCGTGCAGTACCGGATGGCTGGCGACTGGCAGCGCACCGCGGCGCTGCTGGGCACGCTCTGA
- a CDS encoding hydrogenase maturation protease, which translates to MTAHVVLLGCGNPSRGDDALGPALLARVRQWLEERPDVDVRVVEDFQLQVEHALDVVDADLVLFVDADASAHAPFCLRRTKEERDSSYTSHELSPEAVLHVAHEITGRTPPPAWVLGVRGESFELGEEMSTNALGHLEVAWDELLELLNDPRPGVWDARAAGW; encoded by the coding sequence GTGACGGCGCACGTGGTGCTCCTCGGCTGCGGCAATCCGAGCCGCGGCGACGACGCCCTGGGGCCGGCGCTGCTGGCGCGCGTGCGGCAGTGGCTCGAGGAGCGCCCCGACGTCGACGTGCGCGTCGTCGAGGACTTCCAGCTGCAGGTCGAGCACGCCCTCGACGTCGTGGACGCCGACCTCGTGCTCTTCGTCGACGCCGACGCATCGGCGCACGCTCCCTTCTGCCTGCGGCGCACCAAGGAGGAGCGCGACAGCTCGTACACCTCGCACGAGCTCAGTCCGGAGGCAGTGCTGCACGTCGCGCACGAGATCACGGGGCGCACGCCACCGCCGGCGTGGGTGCTCGGCGTGCGCGGCGAGTCCTTCGAGCTGGGCGAGGAAATGAGCACCAACGCGCTCGGACATCTCGAAGTCGCGTGGGACGAGCTGCTCGAGCTCCTCAACGACCCGCGGCCCGGTGTGTGGGACGCGCGCGCCGCCGGGTGGTAG
- a CDS encoding Ni/Fe hydrogenase subunit alpha yields the protein MTHLLETAAHPRTLRRIAIEPITRVEGHGKVTLLLDEQNRVHQARLHIVEFRGFEKFIQGRPFWEVPVLVQRLCGICPVSHHLAAGKAVDMLVGARQLTPTAEKLRRLMHKGQLLQSHALHFFHLASPDLLFGFDSEPERRNVIGVIGEHPDLAVRGVKLRKYGQEVIRAVAGKRIHGSACIPGGMNKALTIEERDTLRRDITQCIRWSQEAVRTCRDVLEASVHAPIFGVFPSNFLSLVRNDGALDFYDGGLRALDAQGATIFDHVDYTRYNRYIHEEVKSWSYMKFPFIINLGDEDGWYRVGPLARMNTCDFLDTVFAEHERQLFRQAANGGMQHATLAYHWARLIEMLHAAEGIERLLDDPDIIGTDLVVKGERALEGVGVIEAPRGTLFHHYKVDENDVVVRANLIVSTTNNNQAMNEAVRTVAASYLDGQKLTEGLLNHIEVAVRAFDPCLSCATHALGRMPLQVELVNCEGQVIDRLVKGADGACTPEARAP from the coding sequence GTGACCCACCTGCTGGAAACCGCCGCCCATCCCCGCACCCTGCGCCGCATCGCCATCGAGCCGATCACGCGCGTCGAGGGGCATGGGAAGGTCACGCTGCTCCTCGACGAACAGAATCGCGTGCACCAGGCGCGGCTGCACATCGTCGAGTTCCGTGGCTTCGAGAAGTTCATCCAGGGCCGCCCGTTCTGGGAGGTGCCCGTGCTGGTGCAGCGGCTCTGCGGCATCTGCCCGGTCAGTCACCACCTGGCGGCGGGCAAGGCCGTGGACATGCTGGTGGGCGCGCGGCAGCTGACCCCGACCGCCGAGAAGCTGCGCCGCCTGATGCACAAGGGACAGCTGCTGCAGTCGCATGCCCTGCACTTCTTCCACCTCGCCAGCCCGGACCTCCTCTTCGGCTTCGACTCGGAGCCGGAGCGTCGCAACGTCATCGGCGTCATCGGCGAGCATCCCGATCTCGCCGTGCGCGGCGTCAAGCTGCGCAAGTACGGCCAGGAGGTCATCCGGGCCGTGGCGGGCAAGCGCATTCACGGCTCGGCGTGCATTCCCGGCGGGATGAACAAGGCGCTGACCATCGAGGAGCGCGACACCCTGCGGCGTGACATCACGCAGTGCATCCGCTGGAGCCAGGAGGCGGTGCGCACCTGCCGCGACGTCCTCGAGGCCAGCGTGCACGCGCCCATCTTCGGCGTCTTCCCCTCGAACTTCCTGAGCCTCGTGCGCAACGACGGCGCGCTCGACTTCTACGACGGGGGCCTGCGCGCGCTGGACGCGCAGGGCGCGACGATCTTCGACCACGTGGATTACACGCGCTACAACCGCTACATCCACGAGGAAGTGAAGTCCTGGTCGTACATGAAGTTCCCGTTCATCATCAACCTCGGCGACGAGGACGGCTGGTACCGCGTGGGGCCGCTGGCCCGGATGAACACCTGCGACTTCCTCGACACGGTGTTCGCGGAGCACGAGCGCCAGCTGTTCCGCCAGGCGGCCAACGGCGGCATGCAGCATGCGACGCTCGCCTACCACTGGGCGCGACTCATCGAGATGCTGCACGCGGCCGAGGGGATCGAGCGCCTGCTCGACGATCCCGACATCATCGGCACCGACCTGGTGGTGAAGGGCGAGCGCGCCCTCGAGGGCGTGGGCGTCATCGAGGCGCCGCGCGGGACGCTCTTCCATCACTACAAGGTGGATGAGAACGACGTCGTGGTGCGCGCCAACCTGATCGTCAGCACGACCAACAACAACCAGGCGATGAACGAGGCCGTGCGCACCGTCGCGGCCAGCTACCTCGACGGCCAGAAGCTGACCGAGGGATTGCTGAACCACATCGAAGTGGCGGTGCGCGCCTTCGACCCGTGCCTGTCGTGCGCCACCCACGCGCTGGGCCGCATGCCGCTGCAGGTGGAACTCGTGAACTGCGAGGGACAGGTCATCGACCGCCTGGTGAAGGGCGCGGATGGCGCGTGTACGCCGGAGGCCCGCGCGCCGTGA
- a CDS encoding sulfite exporter TauE/SafE family protein, translating to MTILGWVTATLIVAVGAAVQGSVGFGLGVIGAPILILIEPRLVPAPILLDAFLLTLLVTIREWKHVRVADLGWSVPGRLLGTGLAVWVLKAVPETRLQFTMGLFMLLAVGMTMVGPRVRVGRRSLFGAGTLAGVMSTITSMGGPPMALLYQHEEGGRLRGTLAAFFSLGVVLSLGGLYLVGRFGWTEVRLAGQLLPGVLLGFALSAWTASRLDKRQTRAVVLTTSALAGVVVVLKGLL from the coding sequence GTGACAATTCTCGGGTGGGTGACGGCCACGCTCATCGTGGCGGTGGGCGCGGCGGTGCAGGGCTCCGTCGGGTTCGGGCTTGGCGTCATCGGCGCGCCCATCCTGATTCTCATCGAGCCGCGGCTGGTCCCCGCGCCCATCCTGCTCGACGCCTTCCTGCTCACGCTGCTGGTCACCATCCGCGAATGGAAGCATGTGCGCGTGGCCGACCTCGGCTGGTCGGTGCCGGGCCGCCTGCTGGGCACGGGACTGGCGGTCTGGGTGCTCAAGGCCGTTCCCGAGACGCGCCTGCAGTTCACGATGGGGCTCTTCATGCTCCTGGCCGTCGGCATGACCATGGTGGGCCCGCGGGTGCGCGTCGGCCGCCGCAGCCTGTTCGGCGCGGGCACGCTCGCCGGCGTCATGTCCACGATCACGTCAATGGGTGGACCGCCGATGGCATTGTTGTACCAGCACGAGGAGGGCGGGCGTCTGCGCGGGACACTGGCCGCGTTCTTCTCCCTGGGCGTCGTGCTCTCGCTCGGCGGACTCTACCTCGTGGGCCGGTTCGGCTGGACCGAGGTGAGGCTCGCCGGGCAGTTGCTCCCCGGCGTCCTCCTCGGCTTTGCCCTCTCCGCGTGGACGGCGTCGCGCCTGGACAAGCGCCAGACGCGCGCCGTCGTGCTCACCACCTCGGCGCTGGCCGGTGTGGTGGTGGTGCTGAAGGGCCTGCTGTAG
- a CDS encoding glycosyl hydrolase 53 family protein produces MRPTARILSIIAVPLLAALTPGAPLAAQTPASRDAARTLDYAIGADLSFLAQAEARGVQFRDSGVVKSGLQLFRDHGYNWIRLRLFHTVANSPWPLPNDLPYTLALARRAKAMGYKFLLDYHYSDTWADGDKQIMPKAWERLTTPQLVAAVEAYTRETIAALREGGAMPDMVQVGNEIAPGMMFPAGKLPEQWDTLAELLKAGIRGVEAGRGGAPMPLIMLHIDKGGDVAKTRWWFDNAIRRGVHFDVIGQSYYPWWHGTLLDLRENLAFMAETYRKPIIVVEAAYNFRPAEYIGKRAPFAESPAGQREFLEEVNRLVMAAPNGLGKGVMWWEPAVEPSPIRSRGMFDDAGNALPVIEVFDRFTRGKLPKP; encoded by the coding sequence ATGCGCCCTACAGCACGCATCCTCTCGATCATCGCGGTGCCGCTCCTCGCGGCGCTCACGCCGGGCGCGCCGCTGGCGGCCCAGACGCCGGCGTCGCGTGACGCCGCGCGCACGCTGGACTATGCGATCGGCGCGGATCTCTCGTTCCTCGCGCAGGCGGAGGCCCGCGGCGTGCAGTTCCGGGACTCTGGCGTCGTGAAGAGCGGCCTGCAGCTCTTCCGCGATCACGGTTACAACTGGATCCGGCTGCGCCTCTTCCACACCGTCGCCAACAGTCCGTGGCCGCTGCCGAACGACCTGCCGTACACGCTGGCGCTCGCCCGGCGCGCGAAGGCCATGGGCTACAAGTTCCTGCTCGATTACCACTATTCCGACACGTGGGCCGACGGCGACAAGCAGATCATGCCGAAGGCGTGGGAGCGGCTCACCACGCCGCAGCTCGTCGCGGCGGTCGAGGCCTACACCCGCGAGACCATTGCGGCGCTGCGCGAGGGCGGCGCGATGCCCGACATGGTGCAGGTCGGTAATGAGATCGCCCCGGGAATGATGTTCCCCGCCGGCAAGCTTCCCGAGCAGTGGGACACGCTCGCCGAGTTGCTCAAGGCCGGCATCCGCGGCGTGGAAGCCGGCCGCGGCGGCGCGCCGATGCCGCTCATCATGCTGCACATCGACAAGGGCGGCGATGTCGCGAAGACCCGGTGGTGGTTCGACAACGCCATCCGGCGCGGCGTGCACTTCGACGTGATTGGCCAGTCGTACTACCCGTGGTGGCACGGCACGCTGCTGGACCTGCGCGAGAACCTCGCGTTCATGGCCGAGACGTACCGCAAGCCGATCATCGTCGTCGAAGCGGCATACAACTTCCGCCCCGCCGAGTACATCGGCAAACGCGCGCCGTTTGCGGAGTCGCCCGCGGGCCAGCGCGAGTTTCTCGAGGAGGTCAACCGCCTCGTGATGGCCGCGCCGAACGGTCTCGGCAAGGGCGTGATGTGGTGGGAGCCGGCCGTGGAGCCCAGTCCGATCCGCTCGCGCGGGATGTTTGACGATGCGGGCAACGCATTGCCGGTGATCGAGGTGTTCGACCGGTTCACGCGCGGGAAGCTGCCGAAACCGTAG
- a CDS encoding 2Fe-2S iron-sulfur cluster-binding protein: protein MSPDSKKTFRLDGREIPFREGQTVFDAAMAAGVYIPHLCHNPDFEPHSSCRLCTVIVNGRPFASCTQPAVAGQDVRSDTPELNEMRRDLTDMLLVEGNHYCPACEKSGSCRLQATAYALGLQDSHFPQLFPHRDVDASHPDIILDRDRCILCGLCVRISRSVDKKNVFTMTGRGIATTIVVDSPSGLLADSKVSRDDEAVQHCPVGALMMKGEAFKVPIGQRPYDRAPINEDSVARFRAREAALHG, encoded by the coding sequence ATGAGTCCCGACAGCAAGAAGACCTTCCGCCTCGACGGCCGGGAGATCCCGTTCCGCGAGGGGCAGACGGTGTTCGACGCGGCGATGGCGGCCGGCGTCTACATCCCGCATCTCTGCCACAACCCCGACTTCGAACCGCACAGCAGCTGCCGCCTGTGCACGGTCATCGTGAACGGCCGCCCGTTTGCGTCGTGCACGCAGCCGGCCGTGGCCGGGCAGGATGTGCGCAGCGACACGCCGGAGCTCAACGAGATGCGGCGCGATCTCACCGACATGCTGCTGGTCGAGGGGAACCACTACTGCCCCGCCTGCGAGAAGAGCGGCAGCTGCCGCCTGCAGGCGACCGCCTACGCGCTCGGGCTGCAGGACAGCCACTTTCCGCAGCTCTTCCCGCATCGCGACGTGGACGCATCGCACCCCGACATCATCCTCGACCGCGACCGCTGCATCCTCTGCGGGCTCTGCGTGCGCATCAGCCGGAGCGTGGACAAGAAGAACGTCTTCACGATGACGGGGCGGGGGATCGCCACCACCATCGTGGTGGACTCGCCGTCCGGACTGCTCGCCGACAGCAAGGTCTCGCGCGACGACGAGGCCGTGCAGCATTGCCCGGTGGGCGCGCTGATGATGAAGGGCGAGGCCTTCAAGGTGCCCATCGGCCAGCGTCCGTACGACCGGGCGCCGATCAACGAGGACAGCGTGGCGCGGTTCCGGGCCCGGGAGGCGGCGCTCCATGGCTAG
- a CDS encoding Rrf2 family transcriptional regulator yields the protein MWISGTSQYAIRAVVYVARHGVAAPVRVGPTAAALDVPRNYLSKTLHVLARAGVLKSERGPHGGFQLAVPAGRLTLAQVTAPFEDVATRHCLLGRAHCGGARACAAHAGWSAVSTSLQTYFARTTIADLLGDSRDPAASPASLARPRATARRAPARGR from the coding sequence ATGTGGATTTCGGGAACGTCGCAGTATGCCATTCGCGCCGTCGTGTACGTGGCCCGGCACGGCGTCGCGGCGCCCGTGCGCGTGGGCCCCACGGCCGCGGCGCTCGACGTCCCGCGGAACTACCTGTCCAAGACGCTGCACGTGCTGGCGCGCGCCGGGGTGCTGAAAAGCGAGCGCGGCCCGCACGGCGGCTTCCAGCTGGCGGTCCCCGCCGGCCGGCTGACGCTCGCCCAGGTCACCGCGCCGTTCGAGGACGTCGCCACGCGTCACTGCCTGCTCGGCCGCGCCCACTGCGGCGGCGCGCGCGCCTGCGCCGCGCACGCCGGCTGGTCGGCCGTCTCCACCTCGCTGCAGACCTACTTCGCCCGCACGACCATCGCCGACCTGCTGGGGGATTCACGCGACCCCGCGGCCTCCCCGGCCTCCCTGGCGCGGCCGCGCGCCACCGCGCGTCGCGCCCCGGCGCGCGGCCGCTGA
- a CDS encoding NAD(P)H-dependent oxidoreductase subunit E, translating to MWREEAPPAMDELRGILESHERDPGELLQILIKAQHAYHYIPDEAVALIADHLRVTRAHVRGLVGFYSFLSDTYLGEYVVYLSDNITDRMQGSTGLATYLCNRLNVTLGQTRQDGRVSVHFTSCTGMCDQGPAGLVNGVAVTRLTRLRMDLIAELINARQPLDAWPRELFLVEDNFRRSDVMFRRAFDPGAALKAAMLRGGDETLKEIQHEESVDPSSGHARRQGADETLKELYRSDLRGRGGAGFKAAIKWETCRDISALERYVVCNADEGEPGTFKDRVLLTTYTDVVFEGMTICGYVIGASRGILYIRQEYWYLKSHLEAVLARRREADLLGRNILGSGFAFDIDIHWGAGAYIAGMETALIESIEGRRAKPRKRWPLPVVAGLNRRPTVVNNVETFAAAANIALKGGAWFAGHGTSHSAGTKLFCVSGDCERPGIYEYPYGVSVREVLRDCGGLDAQAVQISGPSGVTISRLEFDRNLAFEDLSTVGTCMIFGPQRDMFEVVRNFAHFFRHESCGLCTPCRVGTSLLAALVEKVAAGKGSPMDVAEVQRISQLLKTTAHCGLGQTAPNHLIDSLLKFRGDWDKRMMTTEFVPAFDLDAALHEARQLTGRDDALAHL from the coding sequence ATGTGGCGCGAGGAAGCGCCCCCCGCCATGGATGAGTTGCGGGGGATTCTCGAGTCTCACGAACGTGATCCGGGCGAGTTGCTGCAGATACTCATCAAGGCGCAGCACGCCTATCACTACATACCCGACGAGGCGGTGGCGCTCATCGCCGATCACCTGCGGGTGACCCGCGCGCACGTGCGCGGCCTCGTCGGATTCTATTCCTTCCTGAGTGACACGTACCTGGGCGAGTACGTCGTCTACCTCAGCGACAACATCACCGACCGGATGCAGGGGAGCACGGGGCTCGCCACGTACCTCTGCAACCGGCTCAACGTCACGCTCGGACAGACACGCCAGGACGGGCGCGTCAGCGTGCACTTCACCTCGTGCACGGGGATGTGCGATCAGGGGCCGGCCGGGCTCGTCAACGGCGTGGCCGTGACGCGGCTGACGCGCCTCCGCATGGACCTGATCGCCGAGCTGATCAACGCCCGCCAGCCGCTGGACGCCTGGCCGCGGGAGCTGTTCCTGGTGGAAGATAACTTCCGCCGGTCGGACGTGATGTTCCGCCGCGCGTTCGATCCCGGCGCCGCGCTCAAGGCGGCGATGCTGCGTGGCGGCGACGAGACGCTCAAGGAGATCCAGCACGAGGAATCGGTGGACCCGTCGTCGGGACACGCCCGGCGGCAAGGGGCCGACGAGACGCTCAAGGAGCTGTATCGCTCCGACCTCCGGGGTCGCGGCGGCGCCGGATTCAAGGCGGCCATCAAGTGGGAGACGTGCCGCGACATCTCCGCGCTCGAACGCTACGTCGTGTGCAACGCCGACGAGGGAGAGCCGGGGACGTTCAAGGACCGCGTGCTCCTCACGACGTACACGGACGTGGTCTTCGAGGGGATGACGATCTGCGGGTACGTCATCGGGGCGTCGCGCGGCATCCTGTACATCCGCCAGGAGTACTGGTACCTGAAGTCGCACCTCGAAGCGGTGCTCGCGCGCCGGCGCGAGGCGGACCTGCTGGGGCGCAACATCCTCGGCAGCGGCTTTGCGTTCGACATCGACATCCATTGGGGGGCGGGCGCGTACATCGCGGGCATGGAGACGGCGCTCATCGAGTCCATCGAGGGACGCCGCGCCAAGCCGCGCAAGCGCTGGCCGCTGCCCGTGGTGGCCGGCCTGAACCGACGCCCCACGGTGGTGAACAACGTCGAGACGTTCGCGGCGGCGGCGAACATCGCGCTCAAGGGTGGCGCCTGGTTCGCGGGGCACGGGACGTCGCATTCCGCCGGCACCAAGCTCTTCTGCGTCTCCGGCGACTGCGAGCGTCCCGGAATCTACGAGTATCCCTACGGCGTCAGCGTGCGCGAAGTGCTGCGCGACTGCGGCGGCCTCGACGCGCAGGCGGTGCAGATCAGCGGCCCGTCCGGCGTGACGATCTCGCGGCTGGAGTTCGACCGCAATCTCGCCTTCGAGGACCTCTCGACCGTCGGCACCTGCATGATCTTCGGGCCGCAGCGCGACATGTTCGAGGTCGTGCGCAACTTCGCACACTTCTTCCGGCACGAGAGCTGCGGGCTGTGCACGCCCTGCCGCGTGGGCACCAGCCTCCTCGCGGCGCTGGTGGAAAAGGTGGCGGCGGGGAAGGGCAGCCCGATGGACGTCGCGGAAGTGCAGCGCATCAGCCAGCTGCTCAAGACGACGGCGCATTGCGGGCTCGGCCAGACGGCGCCCAACCACCTGATCGACAGCCTGCTGAAGTTCCGTGGCGACTGGGACAAGCGGATGATGACCACCGAGTTCGTGCCGGCGTTTGATCTCGACGCCGCGTTGCACGAGGCTCGGCAGCTCACCGGCCGCGACGACGCCCTGGCGCACCTGTGA
- a CDS encoding cbb3-type cytochrome c oxidase subunit I: MSTAATFPHRVCPATGRVIAAAAEPLIKVNAVVAIVSLLVGAIAALLLVLTRWQAVHLLPAVWYYRILGVHGMNMLIFFIIYFEMAVLWFTSTVLLNARPANPKLGWFSFGLMLSGTLMVEWVQWTGRADVLFTSYPPLKAHPGLYLGVILFAVGALTVTGLFFATLVIAKREKTYEGSVPLVVYGAVTAAIIAVITLLHGAMIYIPTFLWSIGLIKSIDPEIYRMLWWALGHSSQQINVAAMVAVWYMLSGLTIGGVVLNEKVSRSAFVLYVLFISMASAHHLLVDPGFGPAWKIVNTSYFMYMAVLASMIHGFTVPAGMELGMRLRGYTDGLFGWLRRAPWGDPGFSSLVFSVVVFGFVGGITGVTIGTEQINIIAHNTLRIPGHFHATVVSGTAMAFMGATYYLLPLIFRRKVAFWGLARMQPYLFSIGMLLLSMGMTFAGSFGVPRRHWDISFAQAPFDVQFNPAVDIVLAVMGIGGILAVTGALAFIAIAVKSVFFGEAITTWPLGKDIAGIPQGLTTPPVHAANVDELNDALHAESRGIAGATPGTLVLVGIFLLAFVVYYFTNWKLLSFLWKVG, from the coding sequence GTGAGCACCGCCGCGACCTTCCCGCACCGCGTCTGTCCGGCCACCGGCCGGGTCATCGCCGCCGCGGCCGAACCGCTGATCAAGGTCAACGCGGTCGTCGCCATCGTCTCGCTGCTCGTCGGCGCGATCGCCGCGCTGCTGCTGGTGCTGACGCGCTGGCAGGCCGTGCACCTGCTGCCGGCGGTGTGGTACTACCGCATCCTCGGCGTGCACGGCATGAACATGCTGATCTTCTTCATCATCTACTTCGAGATGGCCGTGCTCTGGTTCACGAGCACGGTGCTGCTGAACGCGCGTCCCGCCAACCCGAAGCTCGGCTGGTTCAGCTTCGGGCTGATGCTCTCGGGCACGCTGATGGTGGAGTGGGTGCAGTGGACCGGACGGGCGGACGTGCTGTTCACGTCGTACCCGCCGCTCAAGGCGCATCCGGGGCTCTATCTCGGCGTCATCCTCTTCGCCGTGGGCGCGCTGACCGTCACCGGGCTCTTCTTTGCCACGCTGGTGATCGCCAAGCGCGAGAAGACGTATGAAGGCTCGGTGCCGCTCGTCGTGTACGGCGCGGTCACGGCCGCCATCATCGCGGTCATCACGCTGCTGCACGGCGCGATGATCTACATCCCGACCTTCCTGTGGAGCATCGGCCTGATCAAGAGCATCGATCCGGAGATCTACCGCATGCTCTGGTGGGCGCTCGGCCATTCGTCGCAGCAGATCAACGTGGCGGCGATGGTCGCGGTCTGGTACATGCTGAGCGGCCTCACCATCGGCGGCGTGGTGCTCAACGAGAAGGTGAGCCGCTCGGCCTTCGTGCTGTACGTGCTCTTCATCTCGATGGCGTCGGCGCACCACCTGCTGGTGGACCCCGGCTTCGGACCGGCGTGGAAGATCGTGAACACGTCGTACTTCATGTACATGGCCGTGCTCGCGTCCATGATCCACGGCTTCACGGTGCCGGCCGGCATGGAGCTCGGCATGCGCCTGCGCGGCTACACGGACGGGCTGTTTGGCTGGCTGCGGCGCGCGCCGTGGGGCGATCCCGGCTTCAGCTCGCTCGTCTTCAGCGTCGTGGTCTTCGGCTTCGTGGGCGGCATCACCGGCGTGACCATCGGCACGGAGCAGATCAACATCATCGCGCACAACACCCTGCGCATTCCGGGGCACTTCCACGCGACGGTGGTGAGCGGAACGGCGATGGCGTTCATGGGCGCCACGTACTACCTGCTGCCGCTAATCTTCCGGCGGAAGGTGGCGTTCTGGGGGCTGGCCAGGATGCAGCCGTACCTCTTCTCCATCGGCATGCTGCTGCTCTCCATGGGCATGACGTTCGCCGGCAGCTTCGGGGTCCCGCGGCGCCACTGGGACATCTCGTTCGCGCAGGCGCCATTTGACGTGCAGTTCAACCCCGCGGTGGACATCGTCCTCGCGGTCATGGGCATTGGCGGCATTCTCGCGGTGACCGGGGCGCTGGCTTTCATCGCCATCGCCGTGAAGTCGGTCTTCTTTGGCGAGGCGATCACCACGTGGCCGCTCGGCAAGGACATCGCCGGCATTCCGCAGGGGCTGACCACGCCGCCGGTGCATGCGGCGAACGTGGATGAGCTGAACGACGCCTTGCACGCCGAGTCGCGCGGTATCGCGGGCGCGACGCCGGGAACGCTGGTGCTGGTCGGCATCTTCCTGCTGGCCTTCGTGGTGTACTATTTCACGAACTGGAAGCTCCTCAGCTTCCTCTGGAAGGTGGGGTAG